The following are encoded in a window of Nibricoccus aquaticus genomic DNA:
- a CDS encoding glycogen/starch/alpha-glucan phosphorylase, with protein sequence MPVSTKSKKSAAPTDVVSATPFVSTTEAVVPGSAKLKQAILRHLTYTLARDVHTATPRDWWIATAMAVRESILARLIATQGVHNDQNVRRLYYLSLEYLMGRLTENNVYNTDHFDDVVTALKELGIEFNEIREQEVDMGLGNGGLGRLAACFLDSLATLDYPAIGYGIHYEFGLFKQEFVNGHQVEHPDSWMIFGTPWEVLRPEYAVTIQIYGQVENVFDDLGNYRPRWVNTKSVMGVPYDIPIAGYGTKTVNLLRLWASRSTEEFDLAAFNSGGYVDAVREKVVGETISKVLYPNDKTENGKELRLVQQYFFVACSLRDIIRRHFRNDDKGNTWDNFSDKVAVQLNDTHPAVAVPELMRILLDEENFQWDKAWAIVTRVFGYTNHTLLPEALEKWSVPLFGRVLPRHLQIIFEINKQLMVVVAAKWPGDVDKMRICSIIDEGGAKAVRMANLSVVGSHAVNGVAALHTELLKKDLFPEFDALYPGKFQNKTNGITPRRWLLDCNPRLSALITKTLGHTKWAKDLDELRGLEKVAGDAAFQKEFMAIKRANKVDLAAVIKAECGIDVSPDALFDVQIKRLHEYKRQHLNLLHILALYRRLLQNPALDIVPRVFVFAAKAAPGYDLAKNIIRAINMIGAKINNDARIGGKLKVAFLPNYRVSLAERIIPAADLSEQISTAGKEASGTGNMKLALNGALTIGTLDGANVEIGEEVGDENIFIFGMTVEQVEALNAKGYNPWDFYNADEELKAIVDWLGSNFFTPGENQPFGHVHHSLLGGGDPYMVLADFRSYSDAHAKVDAMYRHTAQWAKSAILNTARVGKFSSDRTIREYAEKIWSLPSVKV encoded by the coding sequence ATGCCTGTTTCCACCAAATCCAAGAAGTCCGCAGCACCGACCGATGTCGTTTCGGCCACGCCTTTCGTTTCCACGACGGAGGCGGTCGTTCCAGGAAGCGCCAAGCTCAAGCAGGCGATCCTGCGTCATCTGACGTACACGCTGGCGCGCGATGTTCATACCGCGACTCCGCGCGACTGGTGGATCGCGACGGCGATGGCGGTGCGCGAGAGCATCCTAGCGCGGCTGATCGCGACGCAGGGCGTCCACAACGATCAGAACGTGCGGCGGCTTTATTATCTCTCGCTTGAGTATCTGATGGGGCGGCTGACGGAGAATAACGTCTATAACACCGATCACTTTGATGATGTGGTCACGGCGCTGAAGGAGCTCGGCATCGAGTTTAACGAGATCCGCGAGCAGGAGGTCGATATGGGCCTTGGCAACGGCGGCCTCGGGCGGCTGGCGGCGTGCTTCCTTGATTCGCTGGCGACGCTGGACTATCCGGCGATCGGCTACGGGATTCATTACGAGTTTGGCTTGTTCAAGCAGGAGTTCGTGAACGGCCATCAAGTCGAGCATCCCGACAGCTGGATGATTTTCGGGACACCGTGGGAGGTGCTGCGTCCGGAGTATGCGGTGACGATCCAAATCTACGGGCAGGTGGAAAACGTGTTCGACGATCTCGGCAATTACCGCCCGCGCTGGGTGAACACGAAGAGCGTGATGGGCGTGCCGTACGACATTCCCATCGCTGGCTACGGCACGAAGACGGTGAATTTGCTGCGGTTGTGGGCCTCGCGTTCGACAGAGGAGTTCGATCTGGCGGCGTTTAATTCGGGCGGGTACGTCGATGCCGTGCGCGAGAAGGTGGTCGGCGAGACGATCTCGAAAGTGCTTTATCCGAACGACAAGACCGAGAACGGCAAAGAGCTGCGGCTCGTGCAGCAGTACTTCTTCGTGGCGTGCTCGCTGCGCGACATCATCCGCCGGCATTTCCGCAACGACGACAAGGGCAACACCTGGGATAATTTCTCGGACAAGGTCGCGGTGCAGCTCAACGACACGCATCCGGCGGTCGCGGTGCCGGAGCTGATGCGCATCCTCCTGGATGAGGAAAATTTCCAATGGGACAAGGCCTGGGCGATCGTGACGCGGGTCTTCGGATACACGAACCACACACTGCTGCCGGAGGCTCTGGAGAAGTGGAGCGTGCCGCTCTTTGGGCGCGTGCTGCCGCGGCATCTTCAGATCATTTTCGAGATCAACAAGCAGCTGATGGTGGTCGTCGCGGCGAAGTGGCCGGGCGATGTGGACAAGATGCGCATCTGCTCGATCATTGACGAAGGCGGCGCGAAAGCGGTGCGCATGGCGAACCTGTCGGTCGTCGGATCGCACGCGGTGAACGGCGTGGCTGCGCTGCACACAGAGTTGTTGAAAAAGGATCTGTTTCCGGAATTCGACGCGCTCTATCCCGGCAAATTCCAGAATAAGACGAATGGCATCACGCCGCGCCGCTGGCTGCTCGATTGCAATCCACGGCTGTCGGCGTTGATCACGAAGACGCTCGGGCACACGAAATGGGCCAAGGATCTCGACGAGTTGCGCGGACTGGAGAAGGTCGCGGGCGATGCGGCGTTCCAGAAAGAATTCATGGCGATCAAGCGTGCGAACAAAGTGGATCTCGCGGCGGTGATCAAAGCGGAGTGCGGCATCGACGTGTCGCCGGACGCGCTCTTCGACGTGCAGATCAAGCGACTGCACGAGTACAAGCGGCAGCATTTGAATCTGCTGCACATCCTGGCGCTTTATCGGCGGTTGTTGCAAAACCCGGCGCTGGACATCGTGCCGCGCGTGTTCGTTTTCGCGGCGAAGGCGGCACCGGGCTACGATCTGGCGAAGAACATCATCCGCGCGATCAACATGATCGGAGCGAAGATCAACAATGACGCGCGGATCGGCGGGAAGTTGAAGGTGGCGTTTCTGCCCAACTACCGCGTGTCGCTCGCGGAGCGCATCATCCCGGCGGCGGATTTGTCGGAGCAGATTTCCACGGCGGGCAAGGAGGCCTCGGGCACGGGCAACATGAAGCTCGCGCTCAACGGTGCGCTGACGATCGGCACGCTCGATGGAGCGAACGTCGAGATCGGAGAGGAAGTCGGCGACGAGAACATCTTCATCTTCGGGATGACGGTGGAGCAGGTCGAAGCGTTGAACGCGAAAGGGTACAACCCGTGGGACTTCTACAACGCCGATGAGGAGCTCAAGGCGATCGTGGACTGGCTCGGCTCGAACTTCTTTACGCCGGGCGAAAATCAGCCGTTCGGCCATGTGCATCACAGTCTGCTCGGTGGTGGCGATCCGTACATGGTGCTGGCGGATTTCCGCTCGTACAGCGACGCGCACGCGAAGGTGGACGCGATGTATCGGCACACGGCGCAGTGGGCGAAGAGCGCGATCCTCAACACTGCGCGCGTGGGCAAGTTCTCCAGCGATCGCACGATTCGCGAGTATGCGGAGAAGATCTGGTCGCTGCCCTCGGTGAAGGTGTGA
- a CDS encoding ABC transporter permease — MRLRPLTLLAPVATGLLLLGLWQLLHTSLSPERQYLVPAPAQVAAAFAENRAELLSGALTTASGAALGLLGAVILGYAFSIALAFSKLTRAALFPYLMALQMMPIIVFAPILVLVIDASLARVAIITFLICFFPLVVNTTQGLLSVDPQLLDFFRLSKASRLDEFRRLRIPTAQPYFFTGLRIAATLAPIGAIVGDYTAGNAQGGTAGLGFQIVLTSSRFQMPQLYATAFIGCALGFLFVALVVALQWLVLHRWHDSYDRAR, encoded by the coding sequence ATGCGCCTCCGTCCGCTCACACTGCTCGCGCCCGTCGCCACCGGCCTTCTCCTGCTCGGTCTCTGGCAACTCCTGCACACTTCCCTGTCACCGGAACGCCAATACCTCGTCCCCGCTCCCGCCCAGGTCGCCGCCGCCTTCGCCGAAAACCGCGCCGAACTCCTCTCCGGCGCTCTCACCACCGCCTCCGGCGCCGCCCTCGGCCTGCTCGGCGCAGTCATCCTCGGTTACGCGTTTTCCATCGCACTCGCTTTTTCCAAGCTCACCCGCGCCGCCCTCTTCCCCTATCTCATGGCCCTGCAGATGATGCCCATCATCGTCTTCGCCCCCATCCTCGTCCTCGTGATCGACGCCAGCCTCGCCCGCGTCGCCATCATCACTTTCCTCATCTGCTTCTTCCCCCTCGTCGTGAACACCACGCAGGGCCTGCTCTCCGTCGATCCGCAGCTCCTCGATTTCTTCCGCCTCTCCAAAGCCTCCCGCCTCGACGAATTCCGCCGCCTCCGCATTCCCACCGCGCAGCCGTATTTCTTCACCGGCCTGCGCATCGCCGCCACGCTCGCGCCCATCGGTGCCATCGTCGGCGATTACACCGCCGGCAACGCTCAGGGGGGCACCGCCGGACTCGGTTTCCAGATCGTCCTCACCTCATCGCGCTTCCAAATGCCGCAGCTCTACGCCACCGCCTTCATCGGTTGCGCCCTCGGTTTCCTCTTCGTCGCCCTCGTTGTCGCCCTCCAATGGCTCGTCCTCCACCGCTGGCACGACTCCTATGACCGCGCCCGCTGA
- a CDS encoding ABC transporter ATP-binding protein has protein sequence MSTPPPIVAARAVSKRFGDGPLVLDSLSFTAERGDFISLIGPSGCGKSTFLRLLAGLTPPTSGTLELSGQPPSRTAEELAFVFQEPALPPWLDVSKNIELPLTLRHLPAARRAELRDRALSLVRLTDKAAAYPRELSGGQKMRVSLARALTLSPSLLLLDEPFGALDEMTRQHLNEELLAIRARETWTAFFVTHSVAEAVFLSNRILILAANPGRIHAELRIDLPFPRTAETRQSPDYLRLVAEVTRALRSVETAAA, from the coding sequence ATGTCCACGCCTCCGCCCATCGTCGCCGCCCGCGCCGTCAGCAAACGCTTCGGCGACGGCCCGCTCGTCCTCGACAGCCTCTCCTTCACTGCCGAGCGCGGCGACTTCATCAGCCTCATCGGCCCCAGCGGCTGCGGAAAATCCACCTTCCTCCGCCTCCTCGCCGGACTCACGCCACCCACCTCTGGCACCCTCGAACTCTCCGGCCAGCCCCCGTCCCGAACCGCCGAAGAACTCGCCTTCGTCTTCCAGGAACCCGCCCTGCCCCCCTGGCTCGACGTATCCAAAAACATCGAGCTCCCCCTCACGCTCCGCCACCTGCCCGCCGCCCGCCGCGCCGAACTCCGCGACCGCGCCCTCTCGCTCGTCCGCCTCACCGACAAAGCCGCCGCCTATCCCCGCGAACTTTCTGGCGGACAGAAAATGCGCGTCTCCCTCGCCCGCGCCCTCACGCTTTCCCCGTCGCTCCTCCTCCTCGACGAACCTTTCGGCGCTCTCGACGAAATGACCCGCCAGCACCTCAACGAAGAACTCCTCGCGATCCGCGCCCGCGAAACTTGGACCGCCTTCTTCGTCACCCACTCCGTCGCCGAGGCCGTCTTCCTCTCCAACCGCATCCTCATCCTCGCCGCCAACCCCGGCCGCATCCACGCCGAGCTCCGCATCGACCTCCCTTTCCCGCGCACCGCCGAAACCCGCCAGTCCCCCGACTACCTCCGCCTCGTCGCCGAAGTCACCCGAGCCCTCCGTTCCGTCGAAACCGCCGCCGCCTGA
- the cimA gene encoding citramalate synthase has translation MSTSNAVKIYDTTLRDGTQGEGISFSVTDKLLIAERLDQFGVDYIEGGFPGSNPRDITFFQEAKSLKMKHAKLAAFGSTRRAGGKASEDPQLKLLVDSLMPVTTIVGKTSPLHVTEIIRTTLEENLAMIEDSAAYLVAQGREVIHDAEHFFDGYKLNPDYALRTLAAALKGGASNLTLCDTNGGTLVDEFKDIIARVIKEFGADKIGVHCHNDAGLAVALSLAGVGAGASLVQGTMNGYGERTGNADLITIIPSLFLKMGKTAPCSKNLGQLRELSLYFDELANLRPNTKAPYVGLSAFAHKGGLHANAAQKVKSSYEHIDPALVGNRTRVLVSDMAGRSSIAMKAKELGFEIDEKAPAMKGLIDELKDLEFRGYEFEAADASLKLLLAKWTGAKKTFFEVEGYRVIIERKGAELLAEATVKVKVNGQPVHTVAECTGPVGALDKALRLALEPVYPQLKTTVLKDFKVRILDSKAGSNARTRVLIETGDEHALWGTVGVSDNVVDASWEAIRDSVEYKLNQG, from the coding sequence ATGAGCACCAGCAACGCCGTCAAAATCTACGACACGACCCTTCGCGATGGAACCCAGGGCGAAGGCATTAGTTTTTCGGTGACGGACAAGCTGCTGATTGCGGAGCGGCTGGATCAGTTTGGCGTGGACTATATCGAGGGCGGATTTCCTGGGTCCAACCCGCGCGACATCACGTTTTTTCAGGAAGCGAAGAGCCTGAAGATGAAGCACGCGAAGCTGGCGGCGTTTGGCTCAACGCGGCGCGCGGGCGGCAAGGCGAGCGAAGATCCACAGTTGAAGCTGCTCGTCGATAGTTTGATGCCGGTGACGACGATCGTGGGGAAGACCTCGCCGCTGCATGTGACGGAAATCATCCGGACGACGCTCGAAGAGAATCTGGCGATGATCGAGGACTCGGCGGCGTATCTCGTGGCGCAGGGCCGCGAAGTGATTCATGACGCGGAGCATTTTTTCGACGGGTATAAACTGAATCCCGACTACGCGCTGCGCACTCTGGCGGCGGCGCTCAAGGGCGGAGCGAGCAATCTGACGCTGTGCGACACGAACGGCGGAACGCTGGTCGATGAGTTCAAGGACATCATCGCGCGGGTGATCAAAGAATTCGGCGCGGATAAGATCGGCGTGCATTGCCACAACGACGCAGGCCTCGCGGTGGCGCTGTCGCTCGCGGGTGTCGGCGCGGGCGCATCGCTCGTGCAGGGAACGATGAACGGTTATGGCGAGCGCACGGGCAATGCGGATCTGATCACGATCATCCCGAGTTTGTTTTTGAAGATGGGGAAGACGGCACCGTGCTCGAAGAATCTCGGGCAACTGCGCGAGCTGTCGTTGTACTTCGATGAGCTGGCGAATTTGCGGCCGAACACGAAGGCACCTTATGTGGGGCTGTCGGCGTTCGCGCACAAAGGCGGGCTGCACGCGAATGCGGCGCAGAAGGTGAAAAGCAGTTACGAGCACATCGATCCGGCGCTGGTCGGAAATCGCACGCGCGTGCTGGTCTCCGACATGGCGGGACGCAGCAGCATCGCGATGAAGGCGAAGGAACTGGGCTTCGAGATCGACGAGAAGGCTCCCGCGATGAAGGGGCTGATCGACGAGTTGAAGGATCTGGAGTTTCGCGGGTACGAGTTCGAAGCGGCGGATGCGTCGCTGAAGCTGTTGCTCGCGAAATGGACGGGCGCGAAGAAGACATTTTTCGAGGTGGAAGGCTATCGCGTGATCATCGAGCGCAAGGGAGCGGAGCTGCTCGCCGAGGCGACGGTGAAGGTGAAAGTGAACGGGCAGCCGGTCCACACGGTGGCTGAATGCACGGGGCCGGTCGGCGCGCTGGACAAGGCACTGCGGCTGGCGTTGGAGCCGGTTTATCCGCAGCTGAAGACGACGGTGCTGAAGGATTTCAAAGTGCGCATCTTGGATTCGAAGGCGGGCAGCAATGCGCGCACGCGGGTGTTGATCGAGACGGGTGACGAGCACGCGCTCTGGGGCACAGTGGGCGTGAGCGACAATGTCGTCGATGCGAGCTGGGAGGCGATTCGTGACTCGGTGGAGTATAAGCTGAACCAGGGGTGA
- the cls gene encoding cardiolipin synthase, translating to MRKPCPPPTVHGPRMEFFRHIFSHPVIPHFLTVASFLLAVFFVARLLAEKRQPGNTLAWMLIILLVPYVGVPLYLMFGGRKFRRLAERKSSLLPQLEGLKSLDAVSQILPTAQAIDAAGASPSVGGNSVQLLTTGEDAFKTLEAQILAARHSIHITTFILGRDETGRRIVKLLAQRAREGIKVRLLLDAVGCMFSSRKFVQPLRDAGGEVQRFMPVVPLSTRHTANLRNHRKIALFDQHTAIIGGHNLARDYMGPVSYRKRFRDFGVIIRGPGAALLNEVFLADWCYASGQSSTKLHEELLPEAIRSEGESAMQIVASGPDVKGDPLYEGIISMIQEARTSILIVTPYFIPDEVLWRSLMVKARSGTEVTLILPARSNHPITDFARRHYTRELRKAGAHIRLYGPGMLHAKAVMVDHRIGLVGSANFDLRSLFVNFEIGVFLYSETDVLAMRAWAEELLTHCREPKAEKKRRLLTGLAEDLSRLFAPLL from the coding sequence TTGCGCAAACCATGCCCGCCACCCACTGTCCACGGCCCGCGCATGGAGTTTTTCCGCCACATTTTCAGCCACCCCGTCATCCCCCACTTTCTGACGGTCGCCAGCTTTCTCCTCGCCGTCTTCTTCGTCGCCCGCCTCCTCGCCGAGAAACGCCAGCCGGGTAACACCCTCGCCTGGATGCTCATCATCCTCCTCGTCCCCTACGTCGGAGTGCCGCTGTATTTGATGTTCGGAGGCCGCAAATTCCGCCGCCTCGCCGAACGCAAATCCAGCCTCCTCCCCCAGCTCGAAGGCCTCAAATCCCTCGACGCCGTCAGCCAGATCCTTCCCACCGCCCAGGCCATCGACGCCGCCGGCGCCAGCCCGTCCGTCGGCGGCAACTCCGTCCAGCTGCTCACCACCGGCGAAGACGCCTTCAAAACCCTCGAAGCTCAGATTCTCGCCGCCCGCCACTCGATTCACATCACCACCTTCATCCTCGGCCGCGACGAAACCGGCCGCCGCATCGTCAAGCTCCTCGCCCAACGCGCCCGCGAGGGTATCAAAGTCCGCCTCTTGCTCGACGCCGTCGGCTGCATGTTCTCCAGCCGCAAGTTCGTGCAACCACTCCGCGACGCCGGCGGCGAGGTCCAGCGCTTCATGCCCGTCGTCCCTCTCTCGACTCGCCACACCGCCAACCTCCGCAACCACCGCAAAATCGCCCTATTCGACCAGCACACCGCCATCATCGGCGGCCATAATCTCGCTCGCGACTACATGGGCCCGGTCTCCTATCGAAAACGTTTCCGCGATTTCGGCGTCATTATCCGCGGCCCCGGTGCCGCGCTCCTCAACGAAGTTTTCCTCGCCGACTGGTGCTACGCCAGCGGTCAATCCAGCACCAAGCTCCACGAAGAACTCCTGCCCGAGGCCATCCGCTCCGAAGGTGAGAGCGCCATGCAGATCGTCGCCAGCGGCCCTGACGTGAAAGGTGACCCGCTCTACGAGGGCATCATCTCCATGATCCAAGAGGCGCGGACCAGCATCCTCATCGTCACACCCTACTTCATCCCCGACGAAGTCCTCTGGCGCTCCCTCATGGTCAAAGCCCGCTCCGGTACCGAGGTCACTCTCATCCTGCCCGCCCGCTCGAATCATCCGATCACCGACTTCGCCCGCCGCCATTACACCCGCGAGCTCCGCAAAGCCGGCGCCCACATCCGCCTCTACGGCCCCGGCATGCTTCACGCCAAAGCCGTCATGGTGGACCACCGCATCGGCCTCGTCGGCTCCGCCAACTTCGACCTACGCAGTCTCTTCGTGAATTTCGAGATCGGCGTCTTCCTGTATTCAGAAACCGACGTCCTCGCCATGCGCGCCTGGGCTGAGGAACTCCTCACCCACTGCCGCGAGCCCAAGGCCGAAAAAAAACGCCGACTCCTCACAGGCCTCGCCGAAGACCTCAGCCGCCTCTTCGCCCCCCTGCTCTGA
- a CDS encoding tetratricopeptide repeat protein — protein MRLLCLVATLTLTASAFSAGPSPGNTAAITLYQEKKNPEARAAFEQLSAADPQNAEALHFLGKIALREKRDDDAIRHHEAATALTPGNATYFIALGDAYGRKAASASLFAKLGWAKKCHAALARAVELEPASFPANAALIEFYRRAPGMAGGGMDKARAQAEAFRKIDLLGGTQLLIALYGREAKFPELFAALDYALQTHPDNYLLLMALGRASAESGQHLDRGLASLKRCLDLPAPTQPPGHANVWFYLGQLHVLQNDIPAARSAYESALKLDPAHREATAALEKFPAPPM, from the coding sequence ATGCGCCTGCTCTGCCTCGTCGCCACGCTCACGCTAACCGCGTCCGCCTTCAGCGCCGGGCCATCGCCGGGCAATACCGCCGCGATCACGCTCTATCAGGAAAAGAAAAACCCCGAAGCCCGCGCCGCCTTCGAGCAACTCTCCGCCGCCGATCCTCAAAACGCCGAGGCCCTCCACTTCCTTGGCAAGATCGCCCTCCGCGAAAAACGCGACGACGACGCCATCCGTCACCACGAAGCCGCTACCGCACTCACCCCCGGTAACGCCACCTACTTCATCGCCCTCGGCGACGCCTACGGTCGCAAAGCCGCCAGCGCCTCCCTCTTCGCCAAACTCGGCTGGGCCAAAAAATGCCACGCCGCCCTCGCCCGCGCCGTCGAACTCGAGCCCGCCAGTTTCCCCGCCAACGCCGCCCTCATCGAGTTCTATCGCCGCGCCCCCGGCATGGCCGGCGGCGGCATGGACAAAGCCCGCGCCCAAGCCGAAGCCTTCCGGAAAATCGACCTCCTTGGCGGCACCCAGCTGCTCATCGCACTTTACGGTCGCGAAGCAAAATTCCCCGAGCTCTTCGCCGCGCTCGACTACGCGCTCCAGACTCACCCCGACAACTATCTCCTCCTCATGGCCCTCGGCCGCGCCTCCGCCGAATCCGGTCAGCACCTCGATCGTGGCCTCGCATCGCTGAAGCGCTGCCTCGATCTCCCCGCGCCCACCCAGCCCCCCGGCCACGCGAATGTTTGGTTCTATCTCGGCCAGCTTCACGTCCTCCAAAACGACATCCCCGCCGCCCGCTCCGCCTACGAATCCGCGCTCAAACTAGACCCCGCTCACCGCGAAGCCACCGCCGCCCTGGAAAAATTCCCCGCGCCTCCGATGTAG
- a CDS encoding ABC transporter permease, with the protein MRFVATLILAFRALRRNKLRSVLTALGMIIGVGAVIAMVSMGNGAKSQVEAQIAGLGQNLITIFPGSLTTGGMRGGWGSASTLTVEDAEAIKNEVSGAIGVSPEIRDRQQVLANGLNWNTQVLGESPDFTSIREWRVVEGEFFTENDVRTTAKVCVIGKTVADQLFAGTDPIGQNIRARNIPLRIVGVMAAKGFNTNGQDQDDIIIVPYTTSMKRISRRDRVSNIIVQAESQETMERVQRDITDLLQQRRQGREPDFTVRNQLEIAETATAASRTMTGLLAGIAFVSLVVGGIGIMNIMLVSVTERTREIGIRLAVGAHGKDVLLQFLTEAVVLSVLGGALGILLGIGTAQGLAFWKGWPVATSTSSIVIAFFFSAAVGIFFGFYPAKKAAALDPIDALRYE; encoded by the coding sequence ATGCGCTTCGTCGCCACGCTCATCCTCGCCTTCCGCGCCCTGCGCCGTAACAAACTGCGCTCCGTCCTCACCGCCCTCGGCATGATCATCGGCGTCGGCGCCGTCATCGCCATGGTCAGCATGGGCAACGGCGCGAAGTCCCAAGTCGAAGCCCAGATCGCCGGCCTCGGTCAAAACCTCATCACCATTTTCCCCGGCAGCCTCACCACCGGCGGTATGCGCGGCGGCTGGGGTTCCGCCTCTACGCTCACCGTCGAAGATGCCGAAGCCATCAAGAACGAAGTCTCTGGCGCGATCGGCGTGAGCCCCGAAATCCGCGACCGCCAGCAAGTCCTCGCCAACGGCCTCAACTGGAATACCCAGGTCCTTGGCGAATCCCCCGACTTCACCAGCATCCGCGAATGGCGCGTCGTCGAAGGCGAATTTTTCACCGAGAACGACGTCCGCACCACCGCCAAAGTCTGCGTCATCGGCAAAACTGTCGCCGATCAACTCTTCGCCGGCACCGATCCCATCGGGCAAAATATCCGAGCCCGTAACATCCCCCTCCGCATCGTCGGCGTGATGGCCGCCAAAGGTTTCAACACCAATGGTCAGGACCAGGACGACATCATCATCGTGCCCTACACGACTTCAATGAAACGCATCTCCCGCCGCGACCGCGTCAGCAACATCATCGTGCAGGCCGAGAGTCAGGAGACGATGGAGCGCGTCCAGCGCGACATCACCGATCTCCTCCAGCAACGCCGCCAGGGCCGCGAGCCCGACTTCACCGTCCGCAACCAGCTCGAAATCGCCGAGACCGCCACCGCCGCCTCACGCACCATGACCGGACTCCTCGCCGGCATCGCCTTCGTCTCCCTCGTCGTCGGCGGTATCGGCATCATGAATATCATGCTCGTCTCCGTCACCGAGCGCACCCGCGAGATTGGCATCCGCCTCGCCGTCGGTGCCCACGGCAAAGACGTGCTCCTCCAGTTCCTCACCGAAGCCGTCGTCCTCAGCGTCCTCGGCGGCGCCCTCGGCATCCTCCTCGGCATCGGCACCGCGCAAGGCCTCGCCTTCTGGAAAGGCTGGCCCGTTGCCACCTCCACCTCGTCCATCGTCATCGCCTTCTTCTTCAGCGCCGCCGTCGGCATCTTCTTCGGATTTTATCCCGCGAAAAAAGCCGCCGCGCTCGACCCGATCGACGCCCTCCGCTACGAGTAA
- a CDS encoding ABC transporter ATP-binding protein, whose product MQPVVKLTDIHKTYSSGEIAVRAVRGVSIDIHKGDFVALMGASGSGKSTLMNLLGCLDRPTSGSYLLDGIDASGLDRNELADIRNQKLGFVFQGFNLLARTTALENVELPMLYSKERISGSEMRDRAMKALEIVGLGKRFDHYPSQLSGGQQQRVAIARALVNRPQVLLADEPTGNLDSKTSVEVMGVFQRLNDQGITILMVTHELDIASYCKRNLILRDGVIVSDVQVKPRLMAAEELKKLADAEVAAKLTGASAAH is encoded by the coding sequence ATGCAGCCCGTCGTCAAACTCACCGACATCCACAAGACCTACAGCAGCGGCGAAATCGCGGTTCGCGCCGTGCGCGGCGTCTCTATCGATATTCACAAGGGCGATTTCGTCGCCCTCATGGGCGCCTCCGGCTCCGGCAAATCCACGCTCATGAATCTGCTCGGCTGTCTCGACCGGCCGACGAGTGGCAGCTACCTCCTCGACGGCATCGACGCCTCTGGTCTCGACCGCAACGAACTCGCTGACATCCGAAACCAAAAACTCGGCTTCGTCTTCCAGGGTTTCAACCTCCTCGCCCGCACCACCGCGCTGGAAAACGTCGAGCTCCCCATGCTCTACTCCAAGGAGCGCATCTCCGGCTCCGAGATGCGCGACCGCGCCATGAAAGCCCTCGAAATCGTCGGCCTCGGCAAACGCTTCGATCACTACCCGAGCCAGCTTTCCGGCGGACAACAACAACGCGTCGCCATCGCCCGCGCCCTCGTCAACCGCCCGCAAGTCCTCCTCGCCGACGAGCCCACCGGCAACCTCGACAGCAAAACCTCTGTCGAAGTCATGGGCGTTTTCCAACGCCTCAACGACCAGGGCATCACCATCCTCATGGTCACCCACGAGCTCGACATCGCCAGCTACTGCAAACGCAACCTCATCCTCCGCGACGGCGTCATCGTCAGCGACGTCCAGGTCAAACCGCGCCTCATGGCCGCCGAAGAACTCAAGAAACTCGCCGACGCCGAAGTCGCCGCCAAACTCACCGGCGCATCCGCCGCGCATTGA